One window of the Candidatus Aegiribacteria sp. genome contains the following:
- a CDS encoding tetratricopeptide repeat protein — MPNKEIIALEKELERIRLEPPGSELVVVLNELAYAGTHSHSHESEAYAREANDLAEKLGLPVEQAKSCRTLGMINLDVGNFTEAMSLCRKSMEIYEKLGDKEGLASVHSTMATIYKYQGMIDKALEHHYECLRRKQEYGASEDELATCYLNLGASYGSLNRFEQAQSFYEYARSIWEKSGNREGLAFLYNNLGSLYGRKEELDKAQEYFQKTLDLWEDIGDKSGIATALCNLGRLSELLGDNESALDFFIRSLELDEEIGNRREIAYTCGCIGGIYTELGRLDEAEKLITRGLSITRKLSMKDIEILCLEKITDLYKAKGDLQKALSYSRELKTCLEEHLNEKSMEKVAGLQVQFETEKKEKEAEIYRLKNMELSDINDELREALAHVKTLQGMLPICASCKKVRDDDGYWQQIESYISEHSDAKFSHGLCPECMIRLYGKDFTLE, encoded by the coding sequence ATGCCGAATAAGGAAATCATAGCACTGGAGAAGGAACTGGAAAGGATCAGGCTGGAACCTCCGGGTTCAGAACTTGTGGTTGTGCTGAACGAACTTGCTTATGCCGGGACGCATTCGCATTCCCATGAATCGGAAGCGTATGCTCGGGAAGCAAATGATCTTGCTGAAAAGCTGGGATTGCCTGTCGAGCAGGCAAAAAGCTGCAGAACGCTTGGAATGATTAATCTGGACGTGGGGAACTTTACTGAGGCGATGTCGCTTTGCAGGAAGTCAATGGAAATCTATGAAAAGCTCGGGGATAAGGAAGGTTTGGCATCCGTTCACAGTACTATGGCCACAATTTACAAGTATCAGGGCATGATTGACAAGGCTCTTGAGCACCACTACGAGTGTCTGAGGCGGAAACAGGAATATGGCGCAAGTGAAGACGAACTTGCCACTTGTTACTTAAATTTAGGCGCATCCTACGGCAGCCTGAATCGCTTTGAGCAGGCCCAGTCATTCTATGAATATGCTCGTTCGATATGGGAGAAGTCCGGTAACCGTGAAGGACTGGCATTCCTCTACAATAACCTTGGTAGTTTATACGGAAGAAAGGAAGAGCTGGACAAGGCTCAAGAATACTTCCAGAAGACCCTTGATCTCTGGGAAGATATAGGAGACAAAAGTGGTATTGCAACCGCTCTGTGTAATCTGGGAAGACTTTCTGAACTACTCGGTGATAACGAATCGGCTCTGGACTTCTTCATCAGGAGCCTTGAACTGGATGAGGAGATCGGTAACAGAAGAGAAATCGCATACACATGCGGTTGCATCGGCGGGATATACACCGAACTGGGACGTCTTGATGAAGCAGAGAAACTTATCACCAGAGGCCTTTCGATAACAAGGAAACTTTCGATGAAGGACATTGAGATCCTCTGCCTGGAGAAGATAACAGATCTGTACAAGGCAAAGGGGGATCTGCAGAAAGCGCTTTCATATTCCCGGGAACTGAAAACATGCCTTGAAGAGCACCTGAACGAGAAGAGCATGGAGAAGGTAGCCGGGCTGCAGGTGCAGTTCGAGACCGAGAAGAAGGAGAAGGAAGCGGAGATCTACCGTCTTAAGAACATGGAGCTTTCTGACATTAACGATGAGCTTCGAGAAGCACTTGCTCATGTGAAGACACTTCAGGGAATGCTACCCATCTGCGCTTCGTGCAAGAAAGTCAGGGATGATGACGGTTACTGGCAGCAGATCGAGTCCTATATCTCCGAACACTCCGACGCTAAATTCTCCCATGGCCTATGTCCCGAGTGTATGATCAGGCTTTACGGCAAAGACTTCACGCTGGAGTAG
- a CDS encoding DUF1007 family protein — protein MLRKWLYVVCLLSAFVTAYAHPHMFIDTMLEVRLSGDRLDGLEITWFFDPMFTASIVNDWDVDGNGSFSPSEVELVYENAFSNLADFDYFTFVSTGNTTLSPSNVEEFTVFMDGQTLVYRFYTPFDITVRDGTFSVAIYDHTYYCDILYCTDSPITLVGPGSGNASFQIVENDNIEILYGGSISVSRDGKTYTGTAYPQQVVVTIEGN, from the coding sequence GTGTTGCGAAAATGGTTGTATGTCGTTTGTCTTTTAAGCGCGTTCGTTACCGCTTACGCTCACCCTCATATGTTCATCGATACGATGCTTGAGGTACGTCTTTCCGGAGATCGTCTGGATGGTCTGGAGATAACCTGGTTTTTTGACCCGATGTTCACAGCATCTATTGTGAATGATTGGGATGTGGACGGTAATGGCAGTTTCAGCCCGTCTGAGGTTGAGCTGGTTTATGAGAACGCCTTTTCGAATCTTGCTGATTTTGATTACTTCACGTTCGTCAGCACAGGTAATACAACACTGTCCCCTTCCAATGTGGAGGAATTTACCGTATTCATGGATGGTCAGACACTGGTTTACCGATTTTATACACCCTTCGATATTACTGTACGAGATGGCACCTTCTCGGTTGCTATCTATGACCACACCTATTACTGCGATATCCTTTACTGTACAGATTCTCCGATTACGCTTGTTGGTCCCGGCAGCGGGAATGCTTCGTTTCAGATAGTGGAAAACGATAATATCGAGATACTGTACGGCGGTTCCATATCGGTATCAAGGGATGGCAAGACCTACACAGGTACTGCCTACCCCCAGCAGGTCGTGGTTACCATAGAGGGTAATTGA
- a CDS encoding tetratricopeptide repeat protein, which produces MSRRMSNKQVSVLEKELEQLRLEPPGSELATVLNKLAYACLHLDPHKAEAYAMEVLDLAEKQGFLLEQAKSCNTLGTINQEAGNFAEAMSYCRKSMEISEEIEDKSGMASVHGTMASIFRSQGLIDRALEHFHESLRGKQNCGASEDELAICYLNIGTIYSSLFQLDLALSSYEFAQKIWEESGDRMKLAYTYNNIGSIYGKKEELDKAREYFQKALDIREDLGDVKGTASTLGNLG; this is translated from the coding sequence TTGAGCCGCAGAATGTCGAATAAACAAGTTTCGGTGTTGGAGAAAGAACTTGAACAGCTCAGGCTGGAACCCCCCGGTTCTGAACTTGCAACAGTGTTGAACAAGCTTGCTTATGCATGTCTGCATTTAGATCCCCATAAAGCGGAAGCCTACGCTATGGAAGTACTGGATCTTGCTGAAAAACAGGGGTTTCTTCTAGAGCAAGCTAAGAGCTGCAATACCCTTGGAACAATCAATCAGGAGGCGGGGAACTTCGCTGAAGCGATGTCGTATTGCCGGAAATCCATGGAGATATCCGAGGAAATCGAGGATAAGAGTGGTATGGCATCCGTTCACGGTACTATGGCTTCCATTTTCAGATCTCAGGGGTTGATTGACAGGGCTCTTGAGCATTTCCACGAATCTCTAAGAGGGAAACAGAATTGCGGCGCAAGTGAAGACGAGCTTGCCATTTGTTATTTGAATATAGGCACGATCTACAGCAGTCTGTTTCAGCTTGATCTGGCGCTGTCATCTTACGAATTCGCGCAGAAGATCTGGGAAGAATCCGGAGACCGTATGAAACTGGCATACACCTATAACAACATCGGTTCTATCTACGGAAAAAAGGAAGAACTTGACAAAGCCCGGGAGTACTTCCAGAAAGCTCTTGATATCAGGGAAGACCTTGGAGATGTAAAAGGTACCGCAAGCACTCTGGGTAATCTGGGAA